The Nymphaea colorata isolate Beijing-Zhang1983 chromosome 7, ASM883128v2, whole genome shotgun sequence DNA window GCCTCAGTGCTCGATCTGGCAATTGCACGTTGTTTCCTGCTGGTCCAGCAAACAAGATTAGAATTGAGAAAGATACAATAACCTAAAATTGATCGTCTATCatctggatcacctgcccaatctgcatcaatATAGGTGGAAATGGTATGTCCATCCAAATCAATTGACTTTCTTGTGTAGACGAGTCCATCCCCAACAGTAACCTTAAGATAGCGCAAAATATGTTTAatagcatccatatgtccttctgtaGGCACGTGCATAAACTGAGAAACTTGATTCActgcatatactatgtctgggcatgtaaaagtgagatattgcaacatgccaactatactcccATAAAACCTAGGGTTTGAATATGCATCACTCCTATCAGAGgcattcaattttgtgttgagaacattaggagtatttatgggcttgcaatttgCCAtacctgctctgataccatgtaagattttgatgtaTATCACCAAACCACCAGATGGAGTCTTAAGGAGGTGCGAGAAGAGGAACAGGTggccaagaagagagagagaagaataagGGCCTTAAGACTTGGCATCTGCCCCTTGTCATTACTATATACTAATAGCACTTTAGTGTTACAAGTAAAATACACAAACcaacaataaaaattacaagtatgccactgCCCATTATGTGTTGCGTGTGGTGAAGATGGGACGGGTCTGACTTGACCCGAACCATTTCCCTAGAGTCTATTTAGTAACAGATTTTGATGGATAATACAACAgtttatttcaaaaagaaagaaataacctattttttatttcattagcACTAATGTATGTCAGACAAAGCATGGAAACTTTATTAGTCTTCTGTATTTGTTAGTCTGTGTTTTTAGAGAACTTGTTACAACATTAGGCATATCTTGCACAGATATTCTTGTTCACCAATTACAAACCCAATAATGTACCCCATTGTATCGTACTCCATTGCACAGTTTTTTgggaaatgaaatgagaaacAAGTCCATTACAACCACATTTTATTCTTCTGCCCTTCTATTTACTGTAATCAGTCACACAAGTGTGGGGTGTGGGTGTAAGTGCactatttttcagaaaaaagggTGTGGCACAACAAGTacatgatacatatatataagaaatgggATTAATGAATCCTGATTTTTCAACCGTCATTTTTCTCTCACACTTGCACATACTTTCCTCTccttcttttttcacttttcttttcacAACTATCCACTCCACCCTAGAATTGATGGATCCTATGGAGGGAAAGGGACTTCAAAATTCTGTCCCCAAATGGGAATGGTTTATTCATTTCTCATACAACAAGACTAACAAACACATTACTGCATCAGTACCATTCTAGTCcaaattgatatttttctattggagATGAGAAGGATGCCCattatatattttcttcaaCCCTTTCTTGAGCAGCAGAGGAGACACATATTCCACCATTTCTTTTGTCAGTTCCTGCTCCAATgtgatatatttttattttctgttccAATATGATATACGAGCCACAGATAAAGGGAAGCAGAGATTCACGATGAGGCTACAAATTGATAAAGAACTGCTGTAATCAGGAGCTGGGCAGATATATGTACCATCTGCTCTTAAGTTAGGTTATTGATCCGCACCAGCTATAAGTGTTCAGTAGGTTAGAGGGTTATGAACCCGAGTTTATGGAGATCAACTGAACTCTAGAATTTTAGGGTTTCGCTCATATTTGAGTCCTACCTAGAACTGGATTCAGAGTTGATAAATCTGATCAGTCTGAGTTATTTTATGAGTTTTCATGACTCTATGTGTTTGGTCGCTGGTTGTTCTTGAGTGGTAGGTTCATTAAATATACACTGGGTGCTAGTTGCCTGCGTGGAGCTTGTCCGCTCTTTAGATAAAGCAGAAGGGAATTAAGCTGATAtcatctattttttcattttgttctggATGCTTGAACAAATGCATACCAACATATTTTTGGCATAAGCAAGTCCATATTACAAACTCTTTCCTTTTGTGGCCCTGTGAAATCAAGATTCCCATATCACCTCCTGATGCAGCAGCTCCTTGTCCTCAAATACATCATAGTACGAGTTTTTCAGTTCTTCATACTTGTTCCTTTTCCCTTATGGTTCCTTCTCTCCAAGACTGCATACCATGCCTTAGTTCATTCGTATGTTGAGCAGAATCCAAATAAGAAGTTTGAGAAAAGTGAAGCACCAGACCACAGTTATGCAGGAGTTAAAATATTATAGAAAGAATGAAGGCATGGTTTTTAGTGAAACTTCCTGCTAAAAGAATCTTATTGCCTGCAAGTGGGTCTACCAAATCAAGACTGAGGTGGATGCGAGAGCACTACAAGGCAGGCTTGGCTGCCAAATGATACAGCAAACAAATTGGAATCGACTACTGTGAACCAGATTGCTCCTCTTGCAAACAAAACCACTATAAAATCACTGATTGCAGTAGCTTCATCAACGCCTTGGAACTTGTGGGACCTGAATGTGAAGAATATTTTCTTAAATTGGGACTTTGGTGAAGCATATATAGAACTTCTGCAATGGCACTTTCATTCTAAAGGAAAGGCATGGGAAACTCGAAAGGCTCTATAAGATCTCAAGCTTGGTTTAATAAGTCCACCTCTACTGTGAAGGACCAAAGGTTTGAACAAAACAATCATGGCCCCACAATACTTGTGTCTACAATAAAGCTGAAACTGCATAATTTTTGTGCCAATGATATGACGGTTACTAGCAATTCACTATATTGTTAAAAGGATTAAGCAGAGCAAATGCAATGATAAGATCTGAGAGCCTAGGTGCATTAGGTGGTACCAAAACACACAAGTGAAATATAGAACTAAAACGCCGCACTAAAACATAACAtacagtcacacacacacatacaatgTTTGCAAAAAGCATTAGGTGCAACCTCCATGGTTAATGAACCTAGAGCTAGTAATACACACATTAAACAGccaccaaaaggaaaaatgaataaaatgtaGCATTAATCATTAAACTAACAACAAAGCTGAAACATAAAAAGCCAATGTGGGAATACACACATTAAGCAGccatcaaaaggaaaaatgaataaaatgcaACATTAATCATTAAACTAACAACAAAGCTGAAACATAAAAGCCTATAAGTATCAACTTGTAAcgataaaacaattaaaaaggcATGATTACACAAACACATAAAAGAGTTCATAACATGATAATaagcaaaattaaaatatcaaaagacaaaacttaatgaatataaaaaattaaagttgaTAAGTTatctagcaaaaaaaaaaaactatgggTAAATATGGTTGCTTTTCAATGTCATAAAGCATCAAAATTATACATTTCCTAAAAGCTAACTGCTAATCTCTCATTCTaactttttaaaacaaaaatgttttgcTATAAAAGCACGTGAGTTCCCACACATACAACCACGGATATACATATTTTTACTCCAAATTTACATACAATAGAAAAAAGGTagcaaaaacatgtaaaaaacaGAGGAAAATAAGGAAAGAATCTGTCccagaagggaaaaaaaaagaagacaaaaggaacaaaaaattaTGTTGTCAAAGTAAAAGTCCTATGTTTTTAAGTGCCTGGGAAAGCCTGCTATGATATATTCAATAAGCTGTAGTATACATACAAACTGCACATGCACATgtagataaatatatatatatatatatatgtatatgtatgtatatatatgtatatatatatgtatatatatgtatatctatgtcacacggatacggcagacTGGGTcgagtaccggtgtcgacacgcggacacggggatcccgacacggcgatacggctggatacgttttggatcgggtctgggtcagacccgatccaaactaCTTGTATAACTGATTTTTTAACCCGCGTTTTGTTTTACGCACTAACATCTACCCTCGACGCTCGACCTTCGTTTACCCTCCACGGCTAACGCAGCAGGCTGGCAGCACAGTAAGccaatggcgggcgacggcgagctccggcgatcgacggcgacttccggtggcgtccggcggcagccaGCGACAGGCAGGTAGGTGTTTTGTCGATTATTTTCGAtaatagaagttagggtttcaacttttatttggggattttttacattgggtattaaaatctgatttggggatgttttggtttgaagattggacggtttagaatcatattcttcaatgctatgtgcgatgttttcttgtttttgtttgattttgggatttggggattttgccgttTTGGGTGTATaaccgatttggggattttgccttagCTGTTGTTCATGATGCTAGACAATGATGAATACGTGATATCTAGATgacattaacatataatttacCATTCGTGAATGTTCCTGTTCACTGTTCACTAATCTATTCACTTCAGCCTTCGCTattgttcatgtttcttttagttttaggcTTTAACGAACTGCTTCTGTTCCTGTTCACTATTCAGTCTGGCAGTACTATCATTTACAATTCTTGGATGTTCCTGTTCACTATTCAGCCTTCGTTCTGCTTCTGAATATCTGAAGTTTTGTGACTGCAGtgcatgtttatactttgtcatttgttgtattgttttatttcataaattttatgttcattatacgttttttccgtttttttattatgtttaatctAGTATGGcgagcaaaggaaaaacagtgtctCAGTCTCAAGACTCTCAACCTACAAGTTGTGGTTCTGGATCAGCTACACCTCAGCCACCATTATGGTCATACGTGAATCTAATGGGGAAACCTCCTGGAGGCGGTGGAAATGCTTTTTTTAGGTGTAATTTTTGTGAAGGACAGTtcaatggatcatatacaagagtGAAAGCACATCTattaaaaatcagtcaaaaagGAATTCAACCATGTAAGAAAATCACTAACGAGACTTTGgctcagttgaagaaagaacaaaaagcctttgagaataagaaaagcacatcatctggatctggtttcattgacattgcttcaattttacatgatgaTATTCAGAAtcctaccaaaaaaagaaaagttgttgatgttcatcAGAAATCAATTAAGGATTCATTTAGTTTACAAGGACGGcgagaattagatctaaaagtggCGACATTTTTCTATGCTAAttgcataccatttaatgtagctagaaGTCCATATTGGAGAGACTTAGTTACATCTATTGCAAATTCTAACTTGACTGGGTATGTTCCCCCTAGTTCTGAAAGGCTTCGCACTGTACTACTAGAACAACAGATGACTCGagtgaacaaattgttagagtcTCAAAAGTTCACTTGGGATCAACACggagtttctattgtttctgatggctggacagatttgcaacgacgccctcttattaatttcattgcaacttcagcaaatggaccaattttcttgaaagcaatagatgcatctggtgaatacaaaagtgctgagtatctgaaaggattgtttatggaaataattgaagaagtGGGGAAAGAAAACGTTGTTCAGCTAATTACAGACAATGCACCTGTATGTAGAGCAGCTGGTATTGCGATAGAAAAGGAGTACCCTCATATCTTTTGGACTTCTTGTGCAGTTCATAGTTTAAATTTGGCTCTAAAGagtatatgcaatccaccaagtaaagagcaagatcctcatgcttatgaattatgttcgtggattgaagacttggaaaaggatgtgaggaacatcagaaatttcatagtaaatcatcaacatgcactttccatttataacaagcattctgatctaaaattattaagagttgcagagacacgttttgcatctctaattgttatggtcaaaaggataaaaagggtgAAAAGTGCATTGATCAGTATGGTGACTGATGATGATTGGAGTTTCTACcgtgctgatgatgatgacaaagctcaagcaatcaaaggaatgattcttgaagacaagtggtgggatcaaatcttttattttcttgcattcacagaGCCGATCTGGGAGATGTTGAgagttcttgattgtgataattcAACGTTGCACTGTGTGTATGAGATGTGGGAcactatgattgaaaaaatccaagaggttatttttaagcatgaaaaaaaaagtattgcacttgaagattcagcattttttgatcatgtgcatagaatattgattgcaagatgggataaaagtagcaatcctcttcaatgcatggcacatacattaaatcctaaatattatggaaaaaagtggCTTACAGGGGGTGttggaagaaccccaccacatCTGGATCTAGAATTATCAACAAACAGAGTAGCATGTATTAATAGGATTTTCattgatgtacatcaaaatcGCCGAgctaatgatgagtttgaaaggttTTCTACTGGAATTGGAGAAGATGTAGGTGCAACTGTAGACAAAGATAATTATCCATCTTTATCTTGGTGGATTAAACATGGAACTGCTTatcctactcttcaataccttgctttcagattgctagttcaacctgctacatcttcatgcagtgagagaaattggagtacatattcacaaatccacactataaaacgaaataatctcacaagcaaacgtgcagaaaatctggtttatgtgcattctaaccttCGGCTTCTATCACggaacaaagaagaatataggtaaattaagtatatgatttattgatttagatgtttctcttcttattcgctaacatcataataattacaatttttttgtcttgtagggaaggagaaactaaatattgggacgtgaatgttgacgactttaacttagaacaagagaatgaacttgaagttgttaattcaagattcgaagaaccttGTATTCCCTCAACATCTTctattgtggaagaagaggagattggggagaacgatgatttgggcattgatgatgactagaatgatgatgaacaatgttttgtgatgattgatgaataatgttttgtaactttctttgagactttcttccTTATGTCTTAGTAGTTATCActtttgagattggtgatgaacaatgttttgtttgagactttctttattatcatttttaattttttgaatataatattcgccgtatccgcgtatcctaaaattttgaaaatgtcgtgtccccgtacccgtacccgtatccataggatacccgtacccgtatccgtgtgacatagatgtatatatatgtatgtatacacacacacatgtgcatgtgcagtttgtatgcatatatacatttgaCATGTGTTATGCTACAGTTTAAATGTACATAGGATCAGGATATTTCTCTTAGGATTAGCTAAAATTagttatatttcattttttagttttcattttttttatttttcctttctgtttttcttcgGCAACTGCAGCAAGTAACTGTTGGCTTATCCCGAAAGCAAACAGATATGCATCACGGCATGCATTTGGAGAATAAAATCAaatctctttattattattattgtgaGTGTGGGATTATAGCCTGGTTCTTGGTGATTGTGAAATCTTGTGAGAGCATTTTGTGATACTGGTATAGACATTGCCCTTTATAGCTTTGTCCAAGAGCAAGTTTTGCGTTCTTACAGTAAGATGAGCAAATCCATAATAAATGATAGGAGTTATCAATTTATTCAACATTGTCATGATCCTAGAATTCAAAGTAAACTTCATGGGGAACTGGAATGTACCCATTCTGGTGGCATAGCTCAACCATATTGCTGAGCCAGGACGAGACACGAGGAAAAGCACTCATGAAGCTTTGGACTTTTTCAGTAGCTTCATCTACACTGCATTCAAGATGTCCTGCAAGTGTATGAACGCCCATGCCATATAGTACACCATACAATAATCTC harbors:
- the LOC126410221 gene encoding uncharacterized mitochondrial protein AtMg00810-like, whose product is MANCKPINTPNVLNTKLNASDRSDAYSNPRFYGSIVGMLQYLTFTCPDIVYAVNQVSQFMHVPTEGHMDAIKHILRYLKVTVGDGLVYTRKSIDLDGHTISTYIDADWAGNNVQLPDRALRQNIGQWLSTQLKLHSCVIFFGNSPFSILNHLYFVITKVPSRLLSILSYTIALSI
- the LOC126410220 gene encoding uncharacterized protein LOC126410220, which gives rise to MAGDGELRRSTATSGGVRRQPATGSMASKGKTVSQSQDSQPTSCGSGSATPQPPLWSYVNLMGKPPGGGGNAFFRCNFCEGQFNGSYTRVKAHLLKISQKGIQPCKKITNETLAQLKKEQKAFENKKSTSSGSGFIDIASILHDDIQNPTKKRKVVDVHQKSIKDSFSLQGRRELDLKVATFFYANCIPFNVARSPYWRDLVTSIANSNLTGYVPPSSERLRTVLLEQQMTRVNKLLESQKFTWDQHGVSIVSDGWTDLQRRPLINFIATSANGPIFLKAIDASGEYKSAEYLKGLFMEIIEEVGKENVVQLITDNAPVCRAAGIAIEKEYPHIFWTSCAVHSLNLALKSICNPPSKEQDPHAYELCSWIEDLEKDVRNIRNFIVNHQHALSIYNKHSDLKLLRVAETRFASLIVMVKRIKRVKSALISMVTDDDWSFYRADDDDKAQAIKGMILEDKWWDQIFYFLAFTEPIWEMLRVLDCDNSTLHCVYEMWDTMIEKIQEVIFKHEKKSIALEDSAFFDHVHRILIARWDKSSNPLQCMAHTLNPKYYGKKWLTGGVGRTPPHLDLELSTNRVACINRIFIDVHQNRRANDEFERFSTGIGEDVGATVDKDNYPSLSWWIKHGTAYPTLQYLAFRLLVQPATSSCSERNWSTYSQIHTIKRNNLTSKRAENLVYVHSNLRLLSRNKEEYREGETKYWDVNVDDFNLEQENELEVVNSRFEEPCIPSTSSIVEEEEIGENDDLGIDDD